The following are encoded in a window of Fluviibacter phosphoraccumulans genomic DNA:
- the acs gene encoding acetate--CoA ligase produces the protein MSNESAKVYQPSPDFVKNAAVSGMEGYKALCAEAEQDYEGYWGKRAKELLSWQTPFTKILDESNAPTYGWFVDGKLNASYNCLDRQVERGLGDKVALIFEADDGQVTKVTYKELLARVSKIANALKELGVQKGDRVIIYMPMTIDGIASMQACARIGATHSIVFGGFSAQSLRDRISDAGAKVLITSDGQFRGGKSLPLKAIADEAFAMGGCEACTSVLVFKRTGVDVAMTAGRDVWADDIVNKQSDQCDPVWVEAEHPLFLLYTSGSTGKPKGVQHSTGGYLLHAMLTMLYTFDLKKEDIFWCTADIGWVTGHTYITYGPLACGGTEVVFEGIPTFPNAGRFWDMIQKHKVSIFYTAPTAIRSLVKAADTDPSVHPKKYDLSSLRLLGSVGEPINPTAWEWYYENVGGGRCPIVDTFWQTETGGHMITPMPGATPLVPGSCTLPFPGIQAAVVDETGNEVPWGQGGILVVKKPWPSMIRAVWGDADRFKKSYFPEDLGGKLYLAGDGAIRDANNGYFTITGRIDDVLNVSGHRMGTMEIESALVAHPMVAEAAVVGRPDDLTGEAIVAFVVLKGSRPTGDDAKKVIKELSDFVGKEIGPIAKPKDIRFGDNLPKTRSGKIMRRLLRSLAKGEEVTQDTSTLENPQILEQLKG, from the coding sequence ATGTCGAATGAATCCGCAAAGGTCTACCAACCGTCCCCGGACTTCGTAAAGAATGCAGCTGTATCGGGCATGGAGGGATACAAGGCCCTTTGTGCCGAAGCAGAGCAGGATTACGAGGGTTACTGGGGCAAGCGTGCCAAGGAACTCCTCAGCTGGCAAACGCCGTTCACTAAAATTCTGGACGAATCCAATGCGCCGACCTATGGCTGGTTTGTGGATGGCAAGCTGAATGCGTCTTACAACTGTCTTGATCGTCAGGTTGAGCGTGGTCTGGGCGACAAAGTTGCACTGATTTTTGAAGCCGATGATGGTCAAGTCACCAAAGTGACTTACAAAGAGCTGCTGGCCCGCGTTTCGAAGATTGCCAATGCACTGAAAGAACTCGGTGTTCAAAAGGGTGATCGCGTCATCATTTACATGCCGATGACCATTGACGGTATCGCCTCGATGCAGGCCTGTGCCCGTATTGGCGCAACCCACTCCATCGTATTCGGTGGTTTCTCGGCGCAATCGCTGCGCGATCGCATCAGCGATGCCGGCGCCAAAGTGCTAATTACCAGTGACGGCCAATTCCGTGGTGGCAAGTCGCTGCCACTGAAGGCGATTGCTGACGAAGCGTTTGCCATGGGTGGTTGTGAAGCCTGTACCAGCGTGCTGGTGTTCAAGCGCACGGGTGTGGATGTCGCTATGACCGCAGGTCGTGACGTTTGGGCTGACGACATCGTCAACAAGCAATCCGATCAGTGCGATCCAGTCTGGGTTGAAGCCGAACATCCGCTGTTCCTGCTCTATACCTCGGGTTCGACGGGTAAGCCAAAGGGTGTTCAGCACTCAACAGGTGGCTACCTGCTGCACGCTATGCTGACCATGCTCTACACCTTCGATCTGAAGAAGGAAGACATTTTCTGGTGTACAGCTGATATCGGTTGGGTAACCGGTCATACCTATATCACCTACGGTCCATTGGCCTGCGGTGGTACCGAAGTGGTCTTTGAAGGCATCCCAACATTCCCGAACGCCGGCCGTTTCTGGGACATGATCCAGAAGCACAAAGTCAGCATTTTCTACACCGCGCCAACGGCCATTCGTTCGCTGGTTAAAGCCGCGGACACCGATCCTTCTGTGCATCCGAAGAAGTACGATCTGTCGAGCCTGCGTCTGCTGGGTTCGGTGGGCGAACCGATCAACCCGACCGCCTGGGAGTGGTACTACGAGAACGTGGGCGGCGGCCGTTGCCCGATCGTCGACACGTTCTGGCAGACCGAAACCGGTGGTCACATGATTACGCCAATGCCGGGTGCAACACCGCTGGTGCCAGGTTCATGCACACTGCCGTTCCCGGGTATCCAGGCCGCTGTGGTTGATGAAACCGGTAACGAAGTGCCTTGGGGCCAGGGCGGTATCCTGGTAGTCAAGAAGCCTTGGCCATCGATGATTCGCGCTGTTTGGGGTGATGCTGATCGCTTCAAGAAATCTTACTTCCCGGAAGATCTGGGTGGCAAGCTCTACCTGGCTGGCGATGGCGCCATCCGTGATGCCAATAACGGTTACTTCACCATTACCGGTCGTATCGATGACGTGCTGAACGTTTCTGGTCACCGCATGGGTACGATGGAAATCGAATCGGCACTGGTCGCTCACCCAATGGTGGCTGAAGCCGCTGTTGTGGGTCGTCCGGATGATCTGACCGGTGAAGCGATTGTGGCCTTCGTCGTGCTGAAGGGTTCGCGCCCAACGGGTGACGATGCCAAGAAAGTCATCAAAGAACTGTCTGACTTCGTTGGCAAAGAGATCGGTCCGATCGCCAAGCCGAAAGACATCCGCTTTGGTGACAATCTGCCGAAGACCCGTTCGGGCAAGATCATGCGCCGTCTGCTTCGCTCGCTGGCTAAGGGTGAAGAAGTCACGCAGGATACCTCGACGCTGGAAAACCCGCAGATTCTTGAGCAACTCAAGGGCTAA